A portion of the Treponema rectale genome contains these proteins:
- a CDS encoding ABC transporter permease, translating to MEKVQTEVKLKSPLRKRTFWKRLQDESYLQLMAWLGIIWMLVFNYAPMYGLLVAFKSRYMPTTPLFSSEFLSLPWAKNGGFEHFIAFFKDEEFKNVMLNTLGISILKLCICFPLPIFFAILLNEVRNPKFKKTVQTISYLPHFLSWVVLGGILTNWMDVQGLFNQLLMNMGLLKEPVYFLAEPKYFWGIVVLSDLWKEIGWSAIIYLAAISGIDQEMYEAAEVDGAGRLRQIFSITLPSIKGTIVIMFILAVGGLLNSNFDQIFVLRNPLNDVRSNVIDIYTYKIGLGTIGRLSYASAVGLFKSVVAFILLFIANNVTKKLNDTSLF from the coding sequence ATGGAAAAAGTACAGACAGAAGTAAAATTAAAATCACCTCTCAGAAAGCGCACTTTCTGGAAAAGGCTGCAGGATGAATCATACCTTCAGCTTATGGCATGGCTGGGTATTATCTGGATGCTTGTATTTAACTATGCACCGATGTACGGTCTTTTAGTTGCGTTCAAAAGTCGCTATATGCCGACAACGCCTTTGTTCAGCTCTGAATTCCTCAGTCTGCCCTGGGCAAAAAACGGTGGTTTTGAACACTTCATTGCTTTCTTTAAGGATGAAGAATTCAAGAATGTAATGCTTAATACTCTTGGAATCAGTATCCTTAAACTGTGTATCTGTTTTCCGCTTCCTATTTTCTTTGCTATTCTTCTTAATGAAGTACGCAATCCTAAATTCAAGAAAACCGTTCAGACAATTTCTTACCTTCCGCACTTCCTTTCATGGGTAGTATTGGGCGGTATCCTTACTAACTGGATGGATGTACAGGGACTTTTCAATCAGCTCCTCATGAATATGGGACTTCTTAAAGAGCCTGTTTATTTTCTTGCTGAACCAAAATATTTCTGGGGAATTGTTGTTCTTTCAGATCTCTGGAAGGAAATCGGCTGGTCTGCAATTATTTATCTTGCTGCAATTTCCGGTATTGATCAGGAAATGTATGAAGCTGCAGAAGTTGACGGGGCAGGACGCCTCCGCCAGATTTTCTCCATTACGCTTCCTTCTATAAAAGGTACTATCGTAATTATGTTCATTCTTGCTGTCGGTGGACTTCTTAATTCAAACTTTGATCAGATTTTTGTTTTGAGAAATCCTCTTAATGACGTGCGCAGTAACGTAATTGATATATATACTTATAAAATCGGTCTTGGAACAATTGGACGTCTTTCATACGCTTCGGCTGTTGGACTTTTCAAATCTGTAGTTGCATTCATTCTTCTGTTCATTGCAAATAATGTTACTAAGAAGCTGAATGATACTTCATTGTTCTAA
- a CDS encoding sugar-binding protein, with the protein MKKLLKMLPAAVSCFALFSLTSCLTVNAKKTVELPKKIQAELNGQTVKVEKEALSYFYYSTESLPVIDGNFSEWSGLSGVHSRQQVYGGRFDPKNADGFFVARTDGENLYIYADVTDNDARINEYEVPQAWRGDGVEFFFGTDTGKHTAFKETDARVRIVPRSTSDIFDVAIGLNDAPIVSSDIQTAVVFNSNGYKVEAKFPLSLVGGKTLKLKQKARVDFQVNDADGGKERTGLLHWNSPNDNTYADPSSWGNAQVVQLP; encoded by the coding sequence ATGAAAAAACTTTTGAAAATGTTACCTGCAGCAGTTTCATGTTTTGCTTTGTTTTCACTGACTTCATGTCTTACTGTGAATGCAAAAAAAACAGTGGAACTTCCTAAAAAGATTCAGGCTGAACTTAACGGTCAGACTGTAAAGGTAGAAAAAGAAGCTCTTTCTTATTTCTATTATTCAACAGAAAGTCTTCCTGTAATTGACGGAAACTTTTCTGAATGGTCAGGACTTAGCGGTGTTCACTCACGTCAGCAGGTTTATGGCGGAAGGTTTGATCCGAAAAATGCAGACGGCTTCTTTGTTGCACGTACTGACGGTGAGAATCTTTATATCTATGCTGATGTTACTGATAATGATGCACGCATTAACGAATATGAAGTTCCTCAGGCATGGCGCGGTGACGGTGTTGAATTCTTCTTCGGAACAGATACAGGAAAGCACACTGCATTTAAAGAAACAGATGCACGTGTAAGAATCGTTCCACGCAGCACAAGCGATATTTTTGATGTTGCAATCGGTCTTAACGATGCTCCTATCGTAAGTTCAGACATTCAGACTGCAGTTGTGTTTAACTCAAACGGATATAAGGTTGAAGCAAAGTTTCCTCTCAGCCTTGTAGGAGGAAAAACACTCAAGCTCAAGCAGAAGGCTCGTGTTGACTTCCAGGTTAACGATGCTGACGGAGGAAAAGAAAGAACAGGACTTCTTCACTGGAACAGTCCTAATGACAATACTTATGCAGACCCTTCTTCCTGGGGTAATGCACAGGTAGTACAGCTTCCATAA
- a CDS encoding TrkH family potassium uptake protein — MTFTVVRIIFIILGITGITFSVPLTAAYFLGEYSVIPSFLIPMAVSILLGIFFMYSGKSKKSYLSTRAGFIVVAFSWIAVSLFGALPLFLSGSIPSFTDAFFESASGFSTTGATIIDDVESLPRSINLWRCQTHWLGGMGIVALTVALLPILGVGGFQLIKAETTGPEKGKLTSKITDTAKVLWFIYFGMTMIEFVLLKFAGMDLIDALSHAFSTLGTGGFSTKNSSIGYYNSLSIEVICSVFMFLSGINFSLYYFGFTGKLSDVKDNTEFKVYVSLCLSAILLVTFVQIKNYGGFLTSLRYSSFQTLSIVSTTGFSTADFTLWAPAAQTVLFILFFTGGSSGSTSGGVKVIRWVVLFKQLKNEILKMLHPHGIFTIRINKRAGRKDVVFSVAAFFMCFAMIVAFTTFFGALFGLDVFSSFTGALSMAGNIGPGFNQLGPSHTFSFLPAAVKWWYSFVMMAGRLEFFTMMIFFAPAFWKR, encoded by the coding sequence ATGACTTTTACGGTTGTACGGATTATTTTTATAATTCTTGGAATTACAGGAATTACTTTTTCTGTTCCCCTTACTGCAGCTTATTTTCTTGGAGAATATTCGGTAATACCTTCTTTTCTTATTCCAATGGCAGTAAGTATTTTACTTGGAATTTTTTTTATGTATTCCGGTAAAAGTAAAAAATCTTATTTAAGCACAAGGGCCGGATTTATTGTTGTTGCTTTTTCCTGGATTGCAGTCAGCCTCTTTGGTGCACTTCCTCTTTTTCTCAGCGGAAGTATTCCGAGTTTTACAGATGCGTTTTTTGAAAGTGCAAGCGGTTTTTCTACTACCGGAGCAACGATTATTGATGATGTAGAAAGCCTTCCCCGCAGCATTAATTTATGGAGATGTCAGACTCACTGGCTGGGTGGAATGGGAATTGTAGCCCTTACGGTTGCTCTTCTTCCGATTTTAGGTGTGGGTGGATTTCAGCTTATAAAGGCAGAAACTACCGGACCAGAAAAAGGAAAGCTTACTTCTAAAATAACTGATACTGCAAAGGTTCTCTGGTTTATTTATTTTGGAATGACAATGATTGAATTTGTTCTTCTTAAATTTGCGGGAATGGATTTAATCGACGCTTTAAGTCATGCATTTTCTACTTTGGGAACCGGAGGTTTTTCTACAAAAAATTCCAGCATAGGCTACTATAACAGTCTCAGTATTGAAGTTATATGTTCTGTGTTTATGTTTTTAAGCGGTATAAACTTTTCTCTTTATTATTTTGGATTTACCGGAAAACTTTCTGATGTAAAGGATAATACGGAATTTAAGGTTTATGTTTCGCTGTGTCTGTCTGCGATTCTGCTTGTTACATTTGTTCAGATAAAAAACTACGGCGGCTTTTTAACGTCGTTAAGGTATTCAAGTTTTCAGACACTCTCCATTGTTTCTACTACAGGCTTTTCTACTGCTGATTTTACTTTATGGGCACCTGCTGCTCAGACAGTTTTATTCATACTGTTTTTTACGGGTGGTTCCTCAGGTTCTACTTCCGGTGGCGTAAAGGTTATCCGCTGGGTCGTTCTCTTTAAGCAGCTTAAAAATGAAATCCTTAAAATGCTTCACCCTCACGGAATTTTTACTATCCGGATTAATAAGAGGGCGGGGCGCAAAGACGTGGTTTTTTCAGTTGCTGCGTTCTTTATGTGTTTTGCCATGATTGTTGCCTTTACTACTTTTTTTGGAGCCTTATTCGGTCTGGATGTATTTTCTTCTTTTACCGGTGCTCTTTCCATGGCCGGCAATATTGGTCCGGGATTTAATCAGCTTGGACCTTCCCATACATTTTCTTTTTTGCCTGCAGCAGTAAAATGGTGGTATTCATTTGTAATGATGGCAGGACGTCTTGAATTTTTTACAATGATGATTTTCTTTGCTCCTGCTTTCTGGAAGCGTTAA
- a CDS encoding extracellular solute-binding protein — translation MKKLSRVVLGSVCTVLAAAALLTGCKKDESKVVAGDENTPGWSIPENVKQKVKFDWYVNFSWFARHWGDSKVSKYITEKTGVDINFIVPAGNEAEKLNTMIAGDVLPDLITLGWYEGQVPLMIDSGYVCALDELAEQYDPYFFKAANAQKLNWYRQKDGHVYGYPNASFTPSDYEKYAGKLTSNETFLVRKDLYETLGRPDMSTPEGFLKALRNAKAMFPKVNGQNLIPFGTTEFSDVGCSQLQATLAHFLAISPEEDGKYVDVNLGLTENPEYLRWLKVLRTAYQEKLLTKEMFIDKRSQIEEKASNGRYFCMLYQNWDMQTAQNTLYANDPDSIYIAVPGPKNSKGDDPVLAGGGISGWTITMISKKCKDKGKAIQFLTYLISEEGQMDTNFGIQGETWEYDANGVPYLLPEIRALDSENKNRQETEIGVQYTYWMLMDTAWQTQFPVEYAPSLGQPQLWTVPYVHSYAVYDGLTIPSGSDEDLIYADIQRKWGKVLPDLIQARSDEEFDEIVAEFNAYKRSKGIDKVQKLQTKLMNENKLKLR, via the coding sequence ATGAAAAAACTTTCAAGAGTTGTATTAGGATCGGTTTGTACAGTTCTTGCTGCTGCCGCTCTTTTGACCGGCTGCAAAAAAGATGAATCGAAAGTCGTTGCCGGTGATGAAAACACTCCTGGCTGGAGCATTCCGGAAAACGTAAAACAGAAGGTTAAGTTTGACTGGTATGTAAACTTCAGCTGGTTTGCACGTCACTGGGGTGATTCAAAAGTATCAAAGTACATTACAGAGAAAACTGGTGTAGACATTAACTTTATTGTTCCTGCAGGTAATGAAGCAGAAAAACTTAATACAATGATTGCAGGTGATGTACTTCCGGATCTCATTACCCTCGGATGGTATGAAGGTCAGGTTCCTCTGATGATTGATTCCGGTTATGTATGTGCCCTTGATGAACTTGCAGAACAGTATGATCCATACTTCTTTAAGGCAGCAAATGCACAGAAACTTAACTGGTACCGCCAGAAAGACGGACATGTATATGGTTATCCTAACGCATCATTCACACCAAGTGATTATGAAAAATATGCAGGAAAACTTACATCAAACGAAACATTCCTTGTAAGAAAAGATCTTTATGAAACTCTCGGACGTCCAGACATGTCTACTCCGGAAGGATTCCTTAAAGCACTTCGCAATGCAAAGGCTATGTTCCCTAAAGTAAACGGACAGAATCTTATTCCGTTCGGAACTACAGAATTCTCTGACGTAGGATGTTCACAGCTTCAGGCAACACTTGCACATTTCCTTGCAATCAGTCCTGAAGAAGACGGAAAGTATGTAGACGTAAACCTCGGTCTTACAGAAAATCCTGAATACCTCAGATGGCTTAAAGTTCTCCGCACAGCTTATCAGGAAAAACTTTTGACAAAAGAAATGTTCATTGACAAACGTTCTCAGATTGAAGAAAAGGCATCTAACGGACGTTACTTCTGTATGCTTTACCAGAACTGGGATATGCAGACAGCACAGAACACTCTTTATGCTAATGACCCTGATTCAATTTATATTGCTGTTCCTGGTCCTAAGAACTCTAAGGGAGATGATCCTGTTCTTGCCGGCGGTGGAATTTCCGGATGGACAATCACTATGATTTCCAAGAAGTGTAAGGATAAGGGTAAGGCAATTCAGTTCCTGACATATCTTATCAGTGAAGAAGGACAGATGGATACAAACTTTGGTATTCAGGGAGAAACCTGGGAATATGACGCAAACGGTGTTCCATATCTTCTTCCGGAAATCAGGGCTCTGGACTCAGAAAACAAAAACCGTCAGGAAACAGAAATCGGCGTTCAGTATACATACTGGATGCTTATGGATACAGCATGGCAGACTCAGTTCCCTGTTGAATATGCACCTTCTTTAGGTCAGCCTCAGCTCTGGACTGTCCCATACGTACATTCTTATGCAGTATATGACGGTCTTACAATTCCAAGCGGATCTGATGAAGATTTGATTTATGCAGACATTCAGCGTAAGTGGGGTAAGGTTCTTCCTGATCTCATTCAGGCCCGCAGTGATGAAGAGTTTGATGAAATCGTAGCAGAATTCAATGCTTACAAGCGCAGTAAGGGAATTGATAAGGTTCAGAAACTTCAGACAAAACTTATGAACGAAAACAAGCTTAAGCTTCGCTGA
- a CDS encoding NAD-binding protein: MNIMIVGAGFTGIQLARRLINEKNTVTLIDNDADVVSHASNRLDCAVYEADGNNLENLEELGLSKIDALVTVTSSDEINMITCSLVDAVYPDILKIARVRNYAYYVNKTSATEHHAETFSGKHRPLYGIDFMIHPDVEAARAIVSAVEHGAVTDVVSFGKDEEFELSAIQIEKESSLDGMALRNIRNITEKKVIVVYVETEEGASLPAGDTVLHAGDRIGVLSARDDVKSVLEICGTKIETLKKIALVGAGRIGTIVADHIVQHGKNSVLKKLFGGVRNFSQDFVIIDTDKEACKAASERYPKAKVFCGDATDESFIQEEQIGKFNLVISATHNHEMNMVICAYLESLGVEKSIALVSHSGFIPITRKLGVEVAVPLRDTVVDSIMSHLRGKSVTGIHTICNGELEIVECDLNSKSSVNGKTLKDVAMPGEYLMLLVKKNGSEMYELPHGDTVFAAGDHLVLAVKSGNKRVLEKFSGE; encoded by the coding sequence ATGAACATTATGATTGTTGGCGCCGGCTTTACCGGTATTCAGCTTGCCAGACGTCTTATTAACGAAAAGAACACTGTTACTCTCATCGATAATGATGCGGATGTAGTAAGTCATGCAAGCAATCGTCTTGACTGTGCAGTCTATGAAGCAGACGGCAACAATCTTGAAAATCTTGAGGAACTGGGGCTTTCTAAAATTGATGCTCTGGTTACCGTTACATCCAGCGATGAGATTAACATGATAACCTGTTCGCTGGTTGATGCAGTTTATCCGGATATTTTAAAAATTGCCCGCGTAAGGAATTATGCTTATTACGTAAACAAAACTTCTGCCACGGAACATCATGCAGAAACTTTTTCTGGCAAGCATCGTCCTCTTTACGGAATTGATTTCATGATTCATCCTGACGTTGAGGCTGCCCGTGCGATTGTAAGTGCTGTAGAGCATGGAGCTGTTACGGATGTTGTTTCTTTTGGAAAGGATGAAGAGTTTGAACTTAGTGCCATCCAGATAGAAAAAGAAAGTTCGCTTGACGGTATGGCTTTGAGAAACATACGTAATATTACAGAAAAAAAAGTTATAGTAGTTTACGTAGAAACAGAAGAAGGAGCTTCCCTTCCTGCAGGAGATACGGTTCTTCATGCAGGAGACAGAATCGGTGTGCTTAGTGCCCGTGATGATGTAAAGAGTGTTCTTGAAATCTGCGGAACGAAAATTGAAACATTAAAGAAAATAGCTCTTGTTGGTGCCGGAAGAATCGGAACTATTGTTGCAGATCACATTGTCCAGCATGGAAAGAATTCGGTCTTAAAGAAACTGTTTGGAGGTGTCCGCAACTTCAGTCAGGATTTTGTAATCATTGATACTGATAAGGAAGCCTGCAAGGCTGCAAGCGAGCGTTATCCTAAGGCTAAGGTTTTCTGTGGTGATGCAACGGATGAGAGTTTCATTCAGGAAGAACAGATAGGAAAATTTAATCTGGTTATAAGTGCAACCCACAATCATGAAATGAATATGGTTATCTGTGCTTATCTTGAAAGTCTTGGTGTTGAAAAATCTATAGCACTTGTTTCTCATTCAGGATTTATTCCGATTACAAGAAAACTTGGTGTAGAAGTTGCCGTTCCTCTCAGGGATACAGTAGTTGATTCCATCATGAGTCATCTCAGGGGTAAGAGCGTTACTGGCATTCATACAATATGTAATGGTGAACTTGAAATTGTTGAGTGTGATCTTAATTCAAAAAGTTCAGTGAACGGAAAAACTCTTAAAGATGTTGCCATGCCTGGTGAATATCTTATGCTTCTTGTAAAGAAAAACGGTTCGGAAATGTATGAACTTCCTCACGGTGATACAGTATTTGCTGCCGGAGATCATCTTGTACTTGCAGTAAAATCAGGAAACAAAAGGGTTCTTGAAAAGTTCAGCGGAGAGTAA
- a CDS encoding carbohydrate ABC transporter permease produces the protein MGRLKRKTAGDYVINGIMLAICFISLYPVWYTLILSFNDAQDAVKGGIYFLPRKLSLESYRQVFQDNTIVTAFIVTILRTVIGTVISVFFTAMVGYSFSKKNIMGNRFYMIFGTITMFFGGGLIPTFILFKNIGLYDNFLVYIIPSMFNFYNMIIFMSFFRELPAGLEESAKLDGANDVKIFVRIIIPLSMPVIATIALFNGVWQWNDYFTGVIYINDASLQPIQTYLYRLVASASAATKAVSVAGGVGTSGAQISSQSLRLATMVVTTLPIVCVYPFLQRYFVKGMLIGSIKG, from the coding sequence ATGGGAAGATTAAAGAGAAAGACTGCAGGTGATTACGTAATAAACGGTATAATGCTTGCTATATGTTTTATTTCATTGTATCCGGTATGGTATACGCTCATCCTTTCATTTAATGATGCTCAGGATGCTGTAAAAGGTGGAATTTATTTTCTTCCGAGAAAACTTTCCCTTGAAAGCTACAGACAGGTATTCCAGGATAATACTATCGTTACTGCATTTATAGTAACGATTTTAAGGACTGTTATTGGTACTGTCATCAGTGTTTTCTTTACTGCTATGGTAGGTTATTCCTTCTCAAAAAAGAATATTATGGGAAACCGCTTCTATATGATTTTCGGAACGATTACAATGTTCTTCGGAGGCGGACTTATTCCTACATTCATTCTTTTTAAGAATATCGGACTTTATGATAACTTTCTGGTTTACATTATTCCGAGTATGTTTAACTTCTATAATATGATTATTTTTATGTCATTCTTCCGTGAACTTCCGGCAGGTCTTGAAGAAAGTGCCAAGCTTGACGGAGCAAATGACGTAAAGATATTTGTACGGATTATTATTCCGCTTTCTATGCCTGTAATTGCAACCATAGCATTGTTTAACGGTGTATGGCAGTGGAATGATTATTTTACCGGCGTTATTTATATTAACGATGCCAGCCTTCAGCCTATTCAGACATATCTGTACAGACTTGTAGCTTCTGCAAGTGCTGCTACAAAAGCAGTTTCTGTTGCCGGTGGTGTAGGAACGAGTGGAGCTCAGATCAGTTCACAGTCACTCCGCCTTGCAACCATGGTAGTAACAACATTGCCGATTGTCTGTGTATACCCGTTCCTTCAGCGTTACTTCGTAAAAGGAATGCTGATCGGAAGTATTAAAGGGTAA